A genomic window from Antedon mediterranea chromosome 4, ecAntMedi1.1, whole genome shotgun sequence includes:
- the LOC140046395 gene encoding PC-esterase domain-containing protein 1A-like isoform X1 → MAALFLTEDVQKLLMNSFVVLVGDSNQRGIYKDLILLLQSDRNLTAAELKSKGSESCLNDVQIEQSPKSNGIDYREVREYKTDFHWVRYYFVTRVNSKYMKSIFNNLLNLMPDILIINSCVWDISRYGPHSMTAYKKNLEKTFLALKNQFWERCRIIWNTALPVASKVKGGFLLPELSYLSNSLNRDVIEGNYYACQLAELHDFDVVDLHYLFKELLHWRASDGIHWKAMAHRRISNILLTHICDSWQIELPRHKMKMFDDVSSDVDPMKKNVNSAPRLMVDKRSNFTELDNLPQYLDFDNIGAIPNPAKRMRPNPIEENKAKRKKINGERIPPLLMPVNRQHLPGPYLPPQPYLPPLQQQRIIPPPLPPQQKVFHPGVLHSMQQFWHLYVNESYDYNRRYAKPYEPRMYRVYPEHPSTRHVPYNYRDIMTNSRMEYMRRQQQRIEYERISSFRYVRVLP, encoded by the exons ATGGCAGCCCTATTTTTAACAGAAGATGTGCAAAAGCTTTTGATGAATTCATTCGTTGTCCTTGTTGGTGATTCTA ATCAACGTGGTATTTATAAGGATCTTATTCTTTTATTGCAATCTGATCGTAACCTCACAGCTGCAGAACTCAAAAGCAAG GGTTCAGAGAGTTGCCTTAATGATGTCCAGATTGAACAAAGTCCAAAGTCAAATGGTATTGACTATAGGGAGGTACGAGAATATAAGACGGACTTCCATTGGGTCAG GTACTATTTTGTGACACGAGTTaacagtaaatacatgaagtCCATCTTTAACAATCTATTAAATCTTATGCCTGATATCCTGATAATAAATTCATGTGTCTGGGATATCTCTCGTTATGGGCCTCACTCAATGACTGCTTACAAGAAGAACCTAGAGAAAACCTTCTTGGCTCTAAAGAATCAGTTTTGGGAAAGGTGTAGGATTATTTGGAACACTGCACTGCCTGTAGCTAGTAAAGTAAAAGGTGGGTTTTTACTACCAGAGTTGAGCTATTTATCAAACTCTTTGAATCGGGATGTAATTGAAGGCAATTACTATGCGTGCCAACTTGCCGAGCTTCACGATTTTGATGTCGTTGATCTGCACTATTTGTTCAAAGAGCTGCTGCATTGGCGCGCCAGTGACGGTATTCATTGGAAAGCGATGGCTCATCGACGAATCTCAAACATTTTGCTGACTCATATCTGTGACTCTTGGCAAATTGAACTGCCTCGTCACAAGATGAAAATGTTTGATGATGTATCGTCGGATGTTGACCCAATGAAAAAGAACGTTAACAGCGCCCCACGTCTGATGGTCGACAAACGGTCCAATTTCACCGAGTTGGATAATTTGCCGCAGTATCTGGACTTTGACAATATTGGGGCAATTCCAAATCCAGCAAAAAGAATGCGACCAAATCCAATTGAGGAAAACAAGgcaaaacggaaaaaaataaacggtgagCGCATCCCACCACTGTTAATGCCTGTTAATCGGCAACATTTGCCAGGGCCATATTTACCACCACAACCATATCTGCCACCTCTACAACAACAAAGAATAATTCCTCCTCCCCTTCCACCTCAACAAAAAGTATTCCACCCAGGCGTCCTGCATTCCATGCAGCAGTTTTGGCACTTGTATGTTAACGAAAGTTACGACTACAATCGCCGTTATGCCAAACCGTATGAACCTCGCATGTATCGTGTTTATCCGGAACACCCGTCGACGCGCCATGTGCCATATAATTATCGCGATATCATGACCAATTCTAGGATGGAGTACATGCGCCGCCAGCAGCAGCGAATTGAATATGAACGCATATCAAGCTTTCGATATGTTAGAGTTTTGCCTTAG
- the LOC140046395 gene encoding uncharacterized protein isoform X2 has product MSQGSESCLNDVQIEQSPKSNGIDYREVREYKTDFHWVRYYFVTRVNSKYMKSIFNNLLNLMPDILIINSCVWDISRYGPHSMTAYKKNLEKTFLALKNQFWERCRIIWNTALPVASKVKGGFLLPELSYLSNSLNRDVIEGNYYACQLAELHDFDVVDLHYLFKELLHWRASDGIHWKAMAHRRISNILLTHICDSWQIELPRHKMKMFDDVSSDVDPMKKNVNSAPRLMVDKRSNFTELDNLPQYLDFDNIGAIPNPAKRMRPNPIEENKAKRKKINGERIPPLLMPVNRQHLPGPYLPPQPYLPPLQQQRIIPPPLPPQQKVFHPGVLHSMQQFWHLYVNESYDYNRRYAKPYEPRMYRVYPEHPSTRHVPYNYRDIMTNSRMEYMRRQQQRIEYERISSFRYVRVLP; this is encoded by the exons ATGTCGCAG GGTTCAGAGAGTTGCCTTAATGATGTCCAGATTGAACAAAGTCCAAAGTCAAATGGTATTGACTATAGGGAGGTACGAGAATATAAGACGGACTTCCATTGGGTCAG GTACTATTTTGTGACACGAGTTaacagtaaatacatgaagtCCATCTTTAACAATCTATTAAATCTTATGCCTGATATCCTGATAATAAATTCATGTGTCTGGGATATCTCTCGTTATGGGCCTCACTCAATGACTGCTTACAAGAAGAACCTAGAGAAAACCTTCTTGGCTCTAAAGAATCAGTTTTGGGAAAGGTGTAGGATTATTTGGAACACTGCACTGCCTGTAGCTAGTAAAGTAAAAGGTGGGTTTTTACTACCAGAGTTGAGCTATTTATCAAACTCTTTGAATCGGGATGTAATTGAAGGCAATTACTATGCGTGCCAACTTGCCGAGCTTCACGATTTTGATGTCGTTGATCTGCACTATTTGTTCAAAGAGCTGCTGCATTGGCGCGCCAGTGACGGTATTCATTGGAAAGCGATGGCTCATCGACGAATCTCAAACATTTTGCTGACTCATATCTGTGACTCTTGGCAAATTGAACTGCCTCGTCACAAGATGAAAATGTTTGATGATGTATCGTCGGATGTTGACCCAATGAAAAAGAACGTTAACAGCGCCCCACGTCTGATGGTCGACAAACGGTCCAATTTCACCGAGTTGGATAATTTGCCGCAGTATCTGGACTTTGACAATATTGGGGCAATTCCAAATCCAGCAAAAAGAATGCGACCAAATCCAATTGAGGAAAACAAGgcaaaacggaaaaaaataaacggtgagCGCATCCCACCACTGTTAATGCCTGTTAATCGGCAACATTTGCCAGGGCCATATTTACCACCACAACCATATCTGCCACCTCTACAACAACAAAGAATAATTCCTCCTCCCCTTCCACCTCAACAAAAAGTATTCCACCCAGGCGTCCTGCATTCCATGCAGCAGTTTTGGCACTTGTATGTTAACGAAAGTTACGACTACAATCGCCGTTATGCCAAACCGTATGAACCTCGCATGTATCGTGTTTATCCGGAACACCCGTCGACGCGCCATGTGCCATATAATTATCGCGATATCATGACCAATTCTAGGATGGAGTACATGCGCCGCCAGCAGCAGCGAATTGAATATGAACGCATATCAAGCTTTCGATATGTTAGAGTTTTGCCTTAG
- the LOC140046394 gene encoding V-type proton ATPase subunit B encodes MATNGNLIGLDAPKTTIEATREHFLAASRNYNSQPRLTYKTVSGVNGPLVILDQVKFPKFAEIVTLTLADGSQRSGQVLEVSGSKAVVQVFEGTSGIDAKYTTCEFTGDILRTPVSEDMLGRVFNGSGKAIDRGPPVLAEDYLDIMGQPINPQSRIYPEEMIQTGISAIDVMNSIARGQKIPIFSAAGLPHNDIAAQICRQAGLVKQPTKDVMDSHEDNFAIVFAAMGVNMETARFFKQDFEENGSMDNVCLFLNLANDPTIERIITPRLALTTAEFLAYQCEKHVLVILTDMSSYAEALREVSAAREEVPGRRGFPGYMYTDLATIYERAGRVEGRNGSITQIPILTMPNDDITHPIPDLTGYITEGQIYVDRQLHNRQIYPPINVLPSLSRLMKSAIGEGMTRRDHSDVSNQLYANYAIGKDVQAMKAVVGEEALTPEDLLYLEFLGKFEKNFIAQGSYENRTVFESLDVGWQLLRIFPKEMLKRIPQTTLAEFYPRDAKH; translated from the exons ATGGCGACGAACGGGAATTTGATCGGATTAGATGCTCCAAAAACTACGATAGAAGCAACACGAGAACATTTCTTGGCAGCTAGTAGGAACTACAATTCTCAACCAAGGTTGA ccTACAAGACTGTATCTGGTGTTAATGGTCCACTTGTCATCCTTGACCAAGTGaag TTTCCAAAGTTTGCAGAGATTGTAACCTTAACGCTTGCTGATGGATCCCAGAGAAGTGGACAGGTGTTGGAAGTCAGTGGTTCAAAGGCTGTAGTTCAG gTTTTTGAAGGTACATCAGGTATTGATGCAAAATATACAACATGTGAATTTACAGGCGATATTCTGCGTACACCAGTGTCTGAGGACATGTTAG GTAGAGTTTTTAATGGGTCTGGTAAAGCCATCGACAGAGGTCCACCAGTTCTAGCTGAAGATTATTTGGATATTATGG GTCAACCAATTAATCCACAGTCTAGGATTTACCCAGAAGAGATGATTCAGACAGGTATATCAGCCATTGATGTAATGAACAGTATTGCTAGAGGTCAGAAAATTCCTATATTTTCAGCCGCTGGTCTCCCACATAATGAT ATTGCTGCCCAAATCTGTAGGCAAGCTGGTCTCGTAAAACAACCAACAAAGGATGTAATGGATTCGCATGAGGACAACTTTGCTATCGTCTTCGCTGCTATGGGA GTCAACATGGAGACTGCTAGGTTTTTCAAGCAAGATTTTGAAGAGAATGGTTCTATGGACAATGTATGCCTGTTCTTGAACCTTGCTAATGATCCAAC AATTGAAAGGATCATCACACCTCGTCTAGCGTTAACAACAGCAGAATTCTTAGCTTACCAATGTGAAAAGCATGTGCTGGTCATCTTGACCGATATGAGTTCTTATGCTGAAGCTCTTCGAGAA GTGTCTGCTGCTAGAGAAGAAGTCCCAGGAAGACGTGGTTTCCCTGGTTACATGTACACAGATTTAGCAACAATTTATGAAAGAGCGGGAAGAGTTGAAGGGAGAAATGGGTCTATTACACAAATACCTATTCTTACTATGCCAAACGATG atATTACCCATCCAATTCCTGATTTAACTGGATACATTACAGAAGGTCAAATTTATGTAGATCGACAGTTACATAATAGGCAG atttatccaccaATTAATGTATTACCTTCACTTTCACGTCTTATGAAGTCTGCTATTGGTGAAGGAATGACGAGAAGGGACCACTCTGATGTCTCTAATCAGTTG TATGCAAATTATGCTATTGGTAAGGATGTGCAAGCTATGAAGGCTGTGGTAGGTGAAGAAGCGTTGACCCCTGAGGATCTTCTGTACCTTGAATTTCTTGGCAAATTTGAGAAAAACTTCATTGCACAGG GTTCGTACGAAAACAGGACGGTGTTTGAATCATTGGATGTTGGCTGGCAACTACTACGTATTTTCCCGAAAGAAATGCTTAAAAGAATTCCACAAACAACTCTCGCAGAGTTTTATCCAAGAGATGCAAAGCattga